The sequence CTCATCTTCGGTCTGGGACTCTTTGGTATGATAGTAAGGCGAAACTTAGTTACGGTGCTTATGAGTATGGAGCTTGCGTTAAATGCAGTTAACATAGCCTTTGTTGGTGCTGATGTTCATTTGGGGCTTGCGGACGGTCAAGTTTTTGCACTTTTTATCATAGCATTGGCAGCAGCAGAAGCGGCCGTAGGTCTTGGAATAATAATAGC comes from Hydrogenobacter hydrogenophilus and encodes:
- the nuoK gene encoding NADH-quinone oxidoreductase subunit NuoK; its protein translation is MTVIPLEAYIILSVLIFGLGLFGMIVRRNLVTVLMSMELALNAVNIAFVGADVHLGLADGQVFALFIIALAAAEAAVGLGIIIAIFRLRRVESTDEITDMRG